A portion of the Gossypium arboreum isolate Shixiya-1 chromosome 8, ASM2569848v2, whole genome shotgun sequence genome contains these proteins:
- the LOC108467999 gene encoding uncharacterized protein LOC108467999, with translation MSSDDPNQPGLVITVTESIRLFLLAASNDRRLSEELRELALTLSSAANAPYKQIRSIWMESAFDTRPELISLFSGSNFVFTSPKPREKSEELKERLRKLKELAERKEYQELVKDITPKKDLNEPFSTYKDQIGFGLHVALTMFTGYLVGYFAFRALFNHSPIMNSAGGILGLVFGMLLETFLFIIRTSEPNLKSLSSTSRLKKNQ, from the exons atgagctcCGACGACCCGAACCAACCCGGTCTCGTGATAACTGTGACCGAATCCATTCGCTTGTTTCTTCTCGCAGCCTCCAATGACCGTCGTCTCTCTGAAGAACTCCGAGAACTCGCTCTCACTCTTTCCTCAGCAGCCAATGCACCGTACAAGCAGATCCGAAGCATATGGATGGAATCAGCTTTTGACACCAGGCCCGAATTGATTTCTCTCTTCTCcggatctaatttcgttttcacCAGTCCAAAACCCAGAGAGAAG AGCGAAGAATTAAAGGAGAGATTAAGGAAGCTTAAAGAACTAGCAGAGAGGAAAGAGTATCAAGAGCTTGTTAAAGATATCACGCCGAAGAAGGATCTCAATGAACCTTTCTCTACTTATAAGGATCAAATTGGCTTTG GTTTACATGTTGCTCTGACAATGTTTACTGGGTATTTGGTTGGTTATTTTGCATTCAGGGCGTTGTTTAACCACAGTCCTATCATG AATTCTGCTGGAGGTATTCTTGGATTGGTTTTTGGCATGCTTCTTGAAACTTTTTTGTTCATTATTAGGACTTCAGAGCCTAACCTTAAATCGCTGTCCTCAACTTCGAGATTGAAGAAAAATCAATAG
- the LOC108468847 gene encoding uncharacterized protein LOC108468847: protein MKAAILRAGSLPVTSSALPGSPKVSLSRQSSFGAVFSGERSGFSLSSPIVSLHFPMDKRKPMESRAQIRRALSETDIIKSETRVPGGSRCFTAGIPEEEYVSDYEIDGGCRTEFGISMEEIGFSGDGFGTGGKIGGDNGDDSYGDKGKMGDYYREMLKLNPGDPLLLRNYGRFLHEVEKDMERAEEYYGRAILASPGDGEVLSLYGNLIWERHRDESRAKSYFDRAVTASPDDCMVLGSYANFLWDAEEDDEEEVDMSKAMVAAF from the exons ATGAAAGCTGCTATCTTGAGAGCGGGTTCCCTTCCGGTCACCTCATCAGCTCTGCCCGGTTCTCCCAAGGTTTCTCTTTCTCGTCAAAGCTCGTTCGGTGCAGTTTTCTCCGGTGAGAGATCTGGCTTCTCTCTTAGCTCTCCGATAGTATCGTTGCATTTCCCTATGGATAAACGGAAGCCAATGGAATCTCGCGCGCAAATAAGGCGAGCTTTGTCTGAGACTGATATTATCAAGTCGGAGACTCGGGTTCCCGGTGGATCTCGGTGTTTTACGGCGGGGATACCGGAGGAGGAGTATGTGTCGGATTATGAAATAGACGGTGGATGCCGAACGGAATTCGGGATCTCGATGGAAGAAATTGGATTTTCCGGTGATGGATTTGGAACTGGCGGGAAAATCGGCGGTGATAACGGAGATGATTCGTACGGTGATAAGGGGAAGATGGGCGATTATTATCGTGAAATGTTGAAACTAAACCCCGGTGATCCACTTCTTTTGAGAAACTACGGCAGGTTCTTACACGAG GTGGAAAAGGATATGGAGAGAGCAGAGGAGTATTACGGGAGAGCTATCTTAGCCAGCCCTGGAGATGGGGAAGTTTTGTCTTTGTACGGGAACCTAATCTGGGAACGACACAGAGACGAGAGCCGTGCTAAGTCTTACTTCGACCGAGCCGTCACTGCTTCTCCTGACGACTG CATGGTGCTGGGATCTTACGCCAACTTTCTGTGGGATGCAGAGGAAGATGATGAAGAAGAAGTAGATATGTCGAAGGCTATGGTGGCAGCTTTTTAA
- the LOC108467443 gene encoding uncharacterized membrane protein At4g09580, producing the protein MEGREEIKGSKPSFPLTFWEVAVASTMVIGIFLGLVGVYLTMPASDYSFLKLPRNLEDLQILRDNLESYTSDYTVQVLVGYCAVYIFMQTFMIPGTVFMSLLAGALFGVFKGVALVVSTATAGASSCYFLSKLIGRPLVFSLWPDKLSFFQAQVAQRRERLLNYMLFLRLTPTLPNTFINVASPIVDVPYHIFFMATFIGLIPAAYITVRAGIALSELQSLGDLYDFNSIATLFLIGVVSVTPTLMSKTKQ; encoded by the exons ATGGAAGGGAGAGAAGAGATAAAGGGATCCAAACCCAGTTTTCCTTTGACCTTTTGGGAGGTCGCAGTGGCTTCAACGATGGTGATTGGGATCTTTTTGGGGCTTGTAGGCGTTTATTTAACCATGCCCGCTTCTGATTACAGCTTCCTCAAATTACCCAGGAACCTTGAAGATCTTCAGATCCTGAG AGATAACCTTGAATCCTACACAAGTGACTACACCGTACAAGTGTTGGTGGGGTATTGTGCAGTCTATATTTTCATGCAAACTTTCATGATTCCAGGAACTGTTTTCATGTCATTGCTTGCTGGAGCATTGTTTGGAGTCTTCAAAGGTGTAGCTCTTGTTGTGTCCACTGCCACTGCTGGTGCTTCTTCTTGCTACTTCCTGTCAAAATTGATTGGGCGGCCCCTCGTCTTTTCCCTTTGGCCTGACAAATTGAGCTTCTTCCAAGCCCAG GTGGCTCAAAGAAGGGAGAGACTGTTGAACTATATGCTTTTCCTAAGGCTTACTCCAACTTTGCCAAATACATTCATTAACGTTGCTTCACCTATTGTCGATGTGCCTTACCATATTTTCTTCATGGCAACTTTTATCGGACTCATCCCTGCTGCTTACATAACTGTCAGG GCTGGAATAGCTCTCAGTGAGTTACAATCGCTAGGGGATCTTTACGACTTCAACTCAATTGCTACTCTTTTCCTCATAGGGGTTGTCTCCGTCACACCTACGCTCATGAGCAAGACGAAACAATAG